The Rhodohalobacter sp. SW132 genome includes a region encoding these proteins:
- a CDS encoding RNA polymerase sigma factor has translation MQRVDYSDLVEALRDGDEETANQLLKEVMPRLEDYLRVVMNASPIEAKECAHQAFLDVFERIRDDKINESKYIFSYLITTSRHTFLHYKKSQHRFTSDDEQYNHHVEPADQMQSLIDEERMQILEQCLEELDPDDRDLMNYLLAHPDATTQQVSKKFGISGANVRTKKSRLTHRLHHSVKRKMSN, from the coding sequence GTGCAACGTGTCGATTATTCAGATTTAGTAGAAGCCCTCAGGGATGGAGACGAGGAGACTGCCAATCAACTTTTAAAAGAAGTGATGCCGAGGCTGGAAGACTATCTGCGTGTTGTGATGAACGCCTCTCCAATTGAAGCCAAAGAGTGTGCCCACCAGGCGTTCCTTGATGTATTTGAAAGGATACGCGATGATAAAATTAATGAGAGTAAATACATTTTCAGTTACCTTATCACTACATCCAGACACACTTTTTTACATTACAAGAAATCGCAGCATCGGTTTACATCAGATGACGAACAGTATAATCATCATGTAGAACCGGCAGATCAGATGCAGTCTTTAATAGATGAAGAGAGAATGCAGATCCTGGAGCAGTGCCTGGAAGAGCTTGATCCTGATGATCGGGACCTGATGAATTATTTACTTGCACACCCGGATGCTACCACACAACAGGTTAGCAAGAAGTTCGGGATTTCTGGTGCAAATGTCCGAACAAAGAAATCACGCCTTACTCACCGGTTGCATCACTCCGTCAAGCGAAAAATGTCAAACTAA
- a CDS encoding CHAT domain-containing protein: MAKKVFILLITFFVSIATYSPAQSQITDIEVFDSSPFINGEPIESDLLWTFAILFHSSDKNLQESLLQRVNNQQLLDALDTSSTRNSILNIAFEYMDEKMLLIYLLNEPSESERISKFDEFYSKYEANPLLNDINHSISKNVKLNLDEVKFSDFPSVFFYLLEYNQFTDVIGREIYSHIIEFYENEFHQLQLSKIETELYLSALFYAYYSTDQFGPIADIFQELIAFEKFPISHSKLNLFWSLDYAMYSLGYLDRSLEVQREFSLPISDYLGDEGSIHAIYSSHGGYLYMLGKYREAREVFESTLRRSDNLSDQNLTRLYNNLSLVYFSTGESDKYIETQLKALEHSQSYNNFDHQIGIHRNLHIFYRKNQNFELASTYIDRAADLAEQLENLEDLISILISKSVFESTYLNNIYEADQYLLKAEALLNDDINSRFVIRIFSERAELLQSQDRIDESINYWKEVANIALSQNNTPIYLESLVSRANLNFKLGNYTETYDLLKKFRAHDITVVDFSVLTLSRIVQAMLYHQNGELTRAKDLFAETTELVLERARYSADLETGYWTVEGEYMQLFETYADFLIERNMTTEAVQMLDRIKTINDASMLQNPLITSSQLSEEQLSRDQQITREMETLRRKLFVASNNERLQLNNQIERLQAQKRELFRDQRSMPVNQREIPIWSIQRSLGSDQVMMHITSINDSYYISQVTRDDIDIRKVNIDEDLKSVFETAIQGMISGRTDLNALYEIGQMLNINDLSKSYSSLILIPDGYLHQLPPDVIPLNKPVSSHSYGATTFLIEHMDVRTLNRLDDMRQRRQSIDFEYDFTGFGVADFQNSTTNRSLMPLPQAPGEVSKIQHNLQRFPKRTAFIEHDATPQRFKEIAGNSRILHMATHSEISESDPLFSRLHLLPDQFSDDPDPANQIFAYELFELNLQNELIMLNSCESGGDRAIQGSGIMGLSRALHYAGAQSLILNAWSVNDQFAADFAEMFYHHINEGETKSRALQLTKIDFIKNKNANPHFWGPYILNGNNEPLIQKRGANLGNWLIALIFIAGFFVVTRTRNSSLAA; this comes from the coding sequence ATGGCAAAAAAAGTATTCATACTGCTTATTACTTTTTTTGTATCGATTGCCACCTATTCTCCTGCACAATCTCAGATTACTGACATAGAGGTATTCGATTCCAGTCCATTCATAAATGGAGAACCTATTGAGTCTGATTTACTGTGGACTTTTGCGATTTTATTTCACTCCTCCGATAAAAACCTACAGGAATCTCTTCTTCAACGAGTAAATAATCAACAATTATTAGATGCATTAGATACCTCCTCCACCCGTAATTCCATATTGAATATTGCTTTCGAATATATGGACGAGAAGATGCTGCTTATTTACCTATTGAATGAACCTTCAGAATCTGAGAGAATTTCAAAATTTGATGAATTCTATTCAAAATATGAAGCTAATCCCCTTTTAAATGACATAAATCATTCAATTTCAAAAAACGTTAAGTTAAATCTGGATGAAGTCAAATTCTCTGATTTTCCTTCAGTTTTTTTCTATTTATTAGAATATAACCAGTTTACTGATGTCATCGGCCGCGAAATTTATTCACATATTATCGAATTTTATGAGAATGAATTTCATCAGCTTCAACTCTCTAAAATAGAAACGGAACTCTACTTATCTGCACTTTTTTACGCTTATTATAGTACTGATCAATTCGGTCCCATTGCTGATATCTTTCAAGAATTAATTGCCTTCGAAAAATTTCCTATCTCTCATTCTAAACTCAATCTCTTCTGGAGCCTTGACTATGCAATGTATAGCTTGGGCTATTTAGACAGAAGTCTTGAAGTCCAAAGAGAGTTCTCACTTCCAATCTCTGATTACTTAGGAGATGAAGGCAGCATACACGCAATCTACTCAAGCCATGGCGGATACCTCTATATGCTGGGAAAATACAGGGAAGCGCGTGAAGTGTTTGAATCTACTCTTCGAAGGTCTGACAATTTGAGCGATCAGAATTTAACACGGCTCTACAATAATCTGAGTCTTGTGTATTTCAGTACAGGAGAATCCGATAAGTATATAGAAACACAGCTTAAAGCGCTCGAGCATTCGCAATCTTACAATAATTTTGATCACCAGATCGGCATACACAGAAATCTGCATATTTTTTATAGAAAAAACCAAAATTTTGAGCTCGCAAGTACCTACATCGATCGCGCGGCTGATTTAGCCGAACAGTTAGAAAACCTTGAAGACTTGATTTCTATTCTGATATCAAAATCAGTTTTTGAATCAACATATTTGAATAATATATATGAGGCAGATCAATACCTATTAAAAGCTGAAGCCCTGCTTAATGATGATATAAATAGTAGGTTTGTTATTAGAATATTTAGTGAACGTGCTGAATTACTTCAGTCGCAAGATAGAATTGATGAAAGTATTAATTATTGGAAGGAAGTCGCTAATATTGCGTTATCTCAAAATAACACCCCCATTTATCTTGAAAGTCTTGTTTCAAGGGCAAATCTAAACTTTAAACTTGGTAATTATACAGAAACTTATGATTTACTTAAAAAATTCAGAGCTCATGATATAACTGTCGTGGACTTTTCAGTTTTGACACTCTCCCGTATTGTTCAAGCAATGCTTTATCATCAGAATGGTGAATTAACTAGGGCCAAGGATTTATTTGCTGAAACAACAGAATTGGTACTTGAACGCGCCCGCTACTCTGCAGATCTAGAAACGGGATATTGGACGGTTGAAGGGGAGTATATGCAGCTTTTTGAAACCTATGCGGATTTTCTGATTGAGCGAAATATGACCACCGAAGCTGTTCAGATGCTGGATCGAATTAAAACGATAAATGATGCTTCCATGCTTCAAAACCCGCTCATCACCTCATCCCAGCTTTCTGAGGAACAGCTCAGCAGAGATCAGCAGATTACCCGTGAAATGGAAACGCTCAGGCGAAAACTTTTTGTCGCATCAAATAACGAAAGACTTCAATTAAACAATCAGATTGAAAGGCTCCAGGCTCAAAAAAGAGAGCTGTTTCGGGACCAGCGTTCCATGCCAGTCAATCAACGGGAAATTCCAATCTGGAGCATTCAGCGGTCACTTGGCAGCGACCAGGTTATGATGCACATCACAAGCATAAACGACAGTTATTACATCAGTCAGGTCACCCGCGATGACATTGATATACGAAAAGTCAACATTGATGAGGATCTGAAATCTGTTTTTGAAACTGCGATTCAAGGGATGATATCCGGCCGAACGGATCTTAATGCCCTCTATGAAATTGGTCAGATGCTAAATATCAATGATTTATCAAAGTCCTACTCATCGCTGATTTTGATTCCGGATGGATACCTTCATCAACTCCCACCCGATGTAATCCCACTGAATAAACCTGTTTCATCACACAGCTACGGTGCAACAACATTTTTAATTGAACACATGGATGTGAGAACTCTGAATCGACTGGACGACATGCGACAGCGACGTCAGAGTATAGATTTTGAATACGATTTCACCGGGTTTGGTGTAGCTGATTTTCAAAACAGTACAACCAACCGTTCGCTGATGCCGCTTCCACAGGCGCCGGGTGAGGTTAGTAAAATTCAACACAATCTGCAGAGGTTTCCAAAACGAACAGCCTTCATAGAACATGATGCTACCCCTCAAAGATTTAAAGAGATTGCTGGAAACAGCCGAATTCTGCACATGGCCACACACAGTGAAATCTCTGAGAGTGATCCGCTTTTCTCAAGACTGCACCTGCTTCCGGATCAATTTTCGGATGATCCCGATCCCGCAAATCAAATTTTTGCATATGAATTATTCGAACTGAATCTTCAGAACGAATTGATTATGCTTAATTCATGCGAATCAGGCGGTGACCGTGCAATACAGGGCAGCGGAATTATGGGATTAAGCCGGGCACTTCATTATGCAGGTGCTCAAAGTTTGATCTTAAATGCATGGTCGGTAAACGACCAGTTTGCAGCAGATTTTGCAGAAATGTTCTATCACCACATAAATGAAGGTGAAACCAAATCAAGAGCACTCCAGCTTACTAAAATTGACTTTATTAAGAACAAAAATGCCAACCCGCACTTTTGGGGGCCATATATTCTGAACGGTAACAATGAGCCATTGATTCAAAAACGCGGAGCAAACCTTGGTAACTGGCTCATCGCACTAATTTTCATCGCAGGATTTTTCGTAGTCACAAGAACCCGAAACAGTTCACTTGCTGCCTGA
- a CDS encoding glycoside hydrolase family 3 protein, which produces MFNSIRHSHMTLCTAAFICLVTIQTGCINQESNSEEFSIEQKAAQLLMVGFKGFEMSDTSHVKRDIEEYGVGGVILFDFDVPTGTPERNIKSADQVEQLNRSLQEISSIPLLIAVDQEGGRVARLKAARGFPATVSAEYLGDLNNPDSTRAYTIEQTELLANIGFNVNFAPVVDLNTNPENPVIGQLDRSYSADPDIVTTHASIVIEEHQNQNLLPVIKHFPGHGSAWNDSHVGMADVTDTWEEIELEPYRNLSQTDFRFAVMTAHVMNSNLDEELPATLSRNVQTGLLRDDIGFRGMLFSDDMQMDAIRSFYGLEFSIEHALNAGVDMLIFANNSVYQPDIVPDAVKIIVDLVETGAVSEERINEAYERVMETKRQLGLLD; this is translated from the coding sequence ATGTTCAACTCAATTCGCCATTCACATATGACACTCTGCACTGCTGCCTTTATTTGTCTCGTTACAATTCAGACCGGTTGCATAAACCAGGAATCAAATTCTGAAGAATTTTCGATCGAACAAAAAGCAGCACAATTACTTATGGTCGGTTTCAAGGGGTTTGAAATGTCGGATACTTCTCACGTTAAGCGCGATATCGAAGAGTATGGTGTGGGTGGCGTAATCCTGTTCGATTTTGATGTCCCGACCGGAACCCCTGAGCGTAATATTAAATCCGCTGACCAGGTGGAGCAATTAAACCGATCCCTGCAGGAGATCTCTTCCATACCTCTGCTAATAGCCGTAGACCAGGAAGGCGGACGCGTGGCGCGTTTAAAAGCTGCGCGTGGATTTCCCGCAACTGTTTCAGCTGAATATCTTGGCGATCTGAACAATCCGGACAGTACACGGGCATACACTATTGAGCAAACTGAACTGCTTGCTAATATTGGATTCAACGTAAATTTTGCGCCGGTGGTTGATCTCAATACCAACCCGGAAAATCCTGTGATTGGCCAGCTCGACCGCAGCTACAGCGCGGATCCAGACATTGTAACCACTCATGCATCCATTGTAATTGAAGAGCATCAAAACCAGAACCTGCTGCCGGTTATTAAACATTTTCCGGGTCACGGCAGCGCCTGGAACGACTCTCATGTGGGAATGGCAGATGTAACCGACACCTGGGAAGAGATCGAGCTTGAACCGTATAGAAATCTGTCCCAAACCGACTTTCGCTTTGCCGTGATGACTGCGCATGTAATGAACAGCAATCTTGACGAAGAGCTTCCTGCCACACTTTCCCGGAATGTACAAACAGGCCTGCTTCGGGACGATATCGGTTTTCGCGGAATGCTTTTTTCGGATGATATGCAGATGGACGCCATTCGCTCTTTCTATGGACTCGAGTTCTCCATCGAACATGCGCTGAACGCCGGCGTGGATATGCTGATCTTTGCCAATAACTCCGTCTATCAGCCTGACATTGTTCCTGATGCCGTAAAGATTATCGTGGACCTGGTTGAGACAGGCGCGGTTTCTGAGGAGAGGATCAACGAGGCGTATGAGCGGGTGATGGAGACCAAGCGTCAGCTCGGGCTGCTTGATTGA
- a CDS encoding prolyl oligopeptidase family serine peptidase, which yields MRLRIQSALLMCALIFITTAFHSTATAQEQFTFEDVMQFKSIDNPVISADGDWIAFGVWPERGDGEVRIKQVDGDTEYLIERGERPQISSNGAFAAAIVKPPFLELENAGRNGPKNSLFILNLADGERQEIENVTGFEFSNDGNWLVVSLEQPQDFESDNPHVGSPRKLINLQSDDTLELPFVNAMSIDSTSNYFVYSTVDTLGENNALFAIDLDEGLEPVQLLANSYAYYNNFSWDQSRGRLALTATEIDTAHDNRLNDASIVTWQAFDGEPEFLVTPDDVEVGYRLRSRNNLTWTYDGERLFYGVKDADMVALDEREEKSDSLTADNMYDLGHILNEVEGKVWHWDDPLIKTHEKQTFNNRKNHLYTAVYHLDEGRSVQLAVKELPYVSVSHNTGHIIGSSDLSYRQLITHDGRYRDYYLIDLETGGQTQFITQQRFGASLSPNGDFAAWFDGEDWNIMNSETGQVRNLTEGLDVPFADEDNDRPQPSGGYGIAGWTDNDRSVIIYDKYDIWQFDAAADGVRSVTDGKGREDQRIYRIRDLDPERHTFSRNERLLLTMFDEMEKNYGFYESRIGRSGVTELLGGEMRFDLVAKAENSDRVLFTKQKYDVYPNLWVSDSWRFRNTSKQTTLYDDLKEQWNWGHAELIDWLDVDGKKTQGIVVYPDDYDPEQTYPVFIYFYERFSQRLHDFNHPVTNHRPNVAQYVSDGYVFFMPDVWFDIPQPGYSATKSIVPGVHKLVEMGVADPDAIGLHGHSWSGYLAAHMVTETDMFAAAVAGAPVGNMTSAYSGIRWGTGLARQFQYEQTQSRLGVSLWENPKPYIENSPVFFADRINTPIMIQHGDADEAVPWYQSIELYLALRRNGKESVFLHYYDEPHHLRKFANRLDYAVKMKEYMDHYLKGIPAPAWIEEGVPYLGD from the coding sequence ATGAGATTACGAATACAATCCGCACTTTTAATGTGTGCCCTGATTTTTATTACCACTGCATTTCACTCCACAGCTACAGCCCAGGAACAGTTCACGTTCGAGGATGTGATGCAGTTCAAATCGATCGATAACCCGGTTATTTCTGCTGACGGCGACTGGATTGCATTTGGCGTCTGGCCGGAACGTGGTGATGGCGAGGTCCGCATCAAACAGGTGGATGGAGATACGGAGTATTTGATTGAGCGCGGCGAGCGACCGCAGATCTCATCAAACGGAGCGTTTGCGGCAGCGATCGTAAAACCACCTTTCCTGGAACTGGAAAATGCGGGACGCAACGGACCGAAAAACAGCCTCTTTATTCTGAATCTGGCAGACGGCGAACGTCAGGAGATTGAAAATGTAACCGGTTTTGAGTTTTCAAATGACGGCAACTGGCTGGTGGTGTCTCTCGAACAGCCACAAGATTTTGAATCCGATAATCCGCACGTCGGATCGCCCCGCAAACTGATCAACCTGCAGTCGGATGACACTCTTGAGCTTCCGTTTGTAAACGCTATGTCGATCGACAGCACCTCGAACTATTTTGTCTACTCCACGGTGGATACGCTGGGTGAAAACAACGCGCTGTTTGCGATCGATCTGGATGAAGGACTGGAGCCGGTTCAGCTCTTGGCAAACTCCTATGCATACTACAATAATTTTTCGTGGGATCAGAGTCGAGGCCGGCTTGCATTGACGGCCACCGAGATCGACACCGCGCACGACAATCGCCTGAACGATGCATCGATCGTTACCTGGCAGGCATTTGACGGTGAACCGGAATTCCTGGTGACGCCGGACGATGTGGAGGTTGGATACCGGCTGCGATCGCGCAACAACCTGACCTGGACCTACGATGGTGAGCGCCTTTTTTATGGCGTGAAAGATGCCGATATGGTCGCCCTGGATGAGCGCGAAGAGAAGAGTGATTCGCTCACGGCCGACAATATGTATGATCTTGGTCACATCCTGAATGAAGTTGAAGGCAAAGTGTGGCACTGGGATGATCCGCTGATCAAAACGCATGAGAAACAGACGTTTAACAATCGAAAAAATCATCTCTACACGGCCGTTTATCATTTGGATGAGGGCCGATCGGTTCAGCTGGCGGTGAAAGAACTCCCTTATGTTTCGGTGAGCCACAACACTGGTCACATAATCGGCTCATCGGATCTTTCTTACAGACAATTGATTACGCATGATGGTCGATACCGCGATTATTACCTGATCGACCTTGAGACAGGGGGGCAAACTCAGTTTATAACGCAGCAGCGGTTTGGGGCGTCACTTTCGCCTAACGGAGATTTTGCCGCCTGGTTTGATGGCGAAGACTGGAATATCATGAACAGTGAAACCGGCCAGGTTCGAAATCTGACCGAAGGCCTGGATGTGCCGTTTGCAGATGAAGATAACGACCGCCCACAGCCATCCGGCGGATACGGAATTGCCGGCTGGACCGACAATGATCGATCTGTAATCATCTACGACAAATACGATATCTGGCAGTTTGATGCAGCAGCGGATGGGGTTCGGTCGGTCACAGACGGAAAGGGGAGAGAGGATCAGCGGATCTACAGAATCCGCGATCTTGATCCGGAGCGCCACACCTTCAGCCGGAACGAGCGGCTGCTGTTGACCATGTTTGATGAGATGGAGAAGAATTACGGGTTTTATGAATCCCGTATCGGCCGGAGCGGTGTGACTGAACTGCTTGGAGGCGAGATGAGGTTTGATCTGGTTGCAAAAGCTGAGAACAGCGACAGGGTTCTGTTTACAAAGCAGAAGTATGATGTCTATCCCAATCTCTGGGTAAGCGACAGCTGGCGTTTCCGGAATACCTCGAAACAGACAACTCTCTATGATGACCTAAAAGAACAGTGGAACTGGGGTCATGCGGAGCTGATCGACTGGCTGGATGTGGACGGTAAAAAGACCCAGGGCATTGTGGTGTATCCCGACGATTACGATCCTGAGCAGACCTACCCGGTGTTTATCTATTTTTATGAGCGGTTTTCGCAGCGGCTGCACGATTTTAACCACCCTGTGACGAATCACCGGCCTAATGTCGCCCAGTATGTGAGTGACGGCTATGTCTTTTTTATGCCTGATGTCTGGTTTGATATTCCCCAGCCGGGCTATTCGGCCACAAAAAGCATCGTGCCGGGCGTGCACAAACTGGTGGAGATGGGCGTGGCCGATCCGGACGCCATCGGACTCCACGGACACTCCTGGAGTGGTTACCTGGCGGCCCACATGGTCACGGAAACGGACATGTTTGCGGCTGCGGTGGCGGGAGCTCCGGTTGGCAACATGACCAGCGCCTATAGCGGTATTCGATGGGGAACCGGGCTGGCGCGTCAGTTTCAGTATGAGCAGACGCAGAGCCGTCTGGGCGTAAGCCTCTGGGAGAATCCAAAGCCCTACATCGAAAATTCACCGGTCTTTTTTGCTGATCGCATCAACACGCCTATCATGATTCAGCACGGTGATGCTGATGAGGCGGTGCCGTGGTACCAGTCGATCGAGCTCTACCTTGCGCTCCGGCGAAACGGAAAAGAGTCGGTGTTCCTGCACTATTACGACGAACCACACCACCTTCGCAAGTTTGCCAACCGCCTCGACTACGCGGTGAAGATGAAAGAGTACATGGATCATTATCTCAAAGGAATTCCCGCTCCCGCATGGATAGAGGAGGGTGTGCCGTATTTAGGCGATTGA
- a CDS encoding DinB family protein, translating into MSIAKEFTIEQLIEKFEGAKTIIHEYGSLPRETVLYKLNPETWSCVEVCQHLIQFNKLYINQMNSAIEKLNAIPAAQNGHTFSPKWSARKLAGYMEPPYSFGIKTVKPMKPDGSESDPAETIERLIEVQDELIELLKRADSENWDLDKIKGRHPLIKLLRLSLTDFLIIMDAHQRRHIWQIEQILKRIPQ; encoded by the coding sequence ATGTCCATCGCAAAAGAGTTCACCATCGAGCAGCTTATTGAAAAGTTTGAGGGTGCCAAAACGATAATTCATGAGTACGGTAGTCTCCCGCGTGAGACCGTTTTATACAAATTGAATCCGGAGACCTGGAGCTGCGTTGAGGTTTGTCAGCATTTGATTCAGTTCAATAAGCTGTACATCAACCAGATGAATTCAGCGATCGAAAAACTTAACGCAATTCCGGCAGCGCAAAACGGCCATACGTTCTCACCTAAATGGAGTGCGAGAAAGCTGGCGGGTTATATGGAGCCGCCTTATTCGTTCGGCATTAAAACCGTGAAACCGATGAAGCCGGATGGCAGTGAGTCAGATCCTGCTGAAACCATTGAACGGCTGATTGAAGTTCAGGATGAGCTGATTGAGCTTCTGAAAAGAGCCGATAGCGAAAACTGGGATCTGGATAAGATTAAGGGCCGTCATCCGCTGATTAAACTGCTGCGGCTATCACTTACAGATTTTCTCATTATTATGGATGCTCATCAGCGCAGACATATCTGGCAGATTGAGCAGATTTTGAAACGGATACCTCAGTAG
- a CDS encoding Y-family DNA polymerase translates to MENAAPSFFALIDCNNFYASCERVFDPSLINRPVVILSNNDGCVIARSAEAKEAGIPMGIPEFKVRPMIRQHNIAVRSSNYALYGDMSSRVMETLKTCTPNLEVYSIDEAFAELSSAYMSSLSEYGQWNRQRVLRWTGIPVSVGIAKTKTLAKIANETAKEFSALNGVLVLDSEHRTEKVLKRTSVDDVWGVGRNYSKTLHKYGIDTAWQLSRQSDAWIRSTMKVTGLRTVWELRGRPCQTVEQTTEPRKGILSSRSFGTPVENVDDMREAVTLFASRAAEKLRAQKSVASNICVTLVTNKYENPGKPYKFGIDVSLPNPTADTTTLAMAAVSVVNRLFDPCKKYKKAWVMLTGIVPEAEIQTNLFSEQAYTQKQHDLMECMDSVNARYGSQTMSVAGTGVGNNQSWQMKQEHLSKRYTTRWDEIMEI, encoded by the coding sequence ATGGAAAATGCTGCGCCATCCTTTTTTGCGCTGATCGATTGTAACAATTTTTACGCCTCCTGCGAACGGGTATTTGATCCGTCATTAATTAACCGTCCGGTTGTAATTTTATCAAATAATGATGGCTGTGTGATTGCACGTTCGGCCGAAGCAAAGGAAGCCGGCATACCGATGGGGATTCCGGAATTCAAAGTCCGCCCGATGATTCGACAACACAACATAGCGGTCAGGTCATCAAATTATGCACTCTACGGAGATATGAGCAGCCGTGTTATGGAGACGCTTAAAACCTGCACGCCAAACCTGGAAGTGTACAGCATTGATGAGGCATTTGCTGAACTTTCATCCGCATACATGAGCTCACTCAGCGAGTATGGTCAATGGAACCGTCAGCGGGTGCTGCGCTGGACCGGTATTCCTGTATCGGTTGGAATCGCAAAAACGAAGACGCTGGCGAAAATAGCCAATGAAACGGCAAAAGAGTTCTCGGCTCTGAACGGAGTACTGGTACTCGATAGCGAACATCGAACAGAAAAAGTGTTAAAGAGAACATCGGTTGATGATGTCTGGGGCGTTGGCAGAAATTACTCGAAAACTCTGCACAAATACGGGATTGATACCGCCTGGCAGCTAAGCCGTCAGTCCGATGCATGGATTCGCAGCACCATGAAAGTAACCGGACTCCGAACGGTGTGGGAACTTCGCGGAAGACCATGCCAAACCGTTGAACAGACAACAGAGCCGAGGAAAGGAATACTAAGTTCACGATCGTTTGGCACTCCGGTAGAAAATGTGGACGATATGCGGGAGGCAGTGACGCTCTTCGCCAGTCGGGCAGCGGAAAAACTACGTGCCCAAAAATCCGTTGCGAGTAACATCTGTGTAACTCTTGTGACCAATAAATATGAAAATCCTGGAAAACCATACAAATTTGGAATCGATGTGTCTCTGCCGAACCCAACTGCAGATACAACAACCCTTGCTATGGCCGCTGTGTCTGTGGTGAATCGTCTGTTTGATCCCTGTAAGAAGTACAAAAAAGCGTGGGTGATGCTAACCGGAATTGTTCCGGAGGCGGAAATTCAGACTAATCTCTTTAGTGAACAAGCCTACACACAAAAACAGCACGATTTGATGGAGTGCATGGATTCTGTAAATGCAAGGTATGGCAGTCAAACGATGAGTGTAGCCGGCACAGGTGTGGGAAACAACCAATCCTGGCAAATGAAACAGGAACACCTGAGCAAACGCTACACAACACGCTGGGATGAAATAATGGAGATTTGA
- a CDS encoding S24 family peptidase — protein MIAQAQQPGSLQKNRLKIKRSTETGFPSPATDHLEDRLNLQEHVVRNPSATFFCRVKGSDDEELGVFDGDLLVVDRSLAFKHHSLVIARVEGEHRVCRLWNRGRRWSLQLSGNRFIHLDRDRPAEELMWGVVSHIIHSCI, from the coding sequence ATGATTGCACAGGCACAACAACCGGGAAGCTTGCAGAAAAACAGGCTTAAGATAAAACGTTCTACGGAGACCGGTTTTCCATCTCCGGCAACAGATCATCTTGAGGATCGATTAAACCTTCAGGAGCACGTGGTTCGGAATCCATCCGCTACGTTTTTTTGCCGGGTGAAAGGTTCAGATGACGAAGAATTGGGGGTGTTTGATGGGGATCTTCTCGTCGTGGACCGATCGCTGGCATTTAAACATCACTCGCTTGTTATCGCGAGGGTAGAGGGTGAGCATCGTGTTTGCAGGTTATGGAACCGAGGTCGAAGATGGTCTCTTCAGTTGTCTGGCAACCGGTTTATTCATCTGGACAGAGACCGGCCGGCCGAAGAGCTGATGTGGGGAGTGGTATCCCATATCATTCACTCCTGCATTTAA
- a CDS encoding glyoxylate/hydroxypyruvate reductase A, giving the protein MEPFRDALLNHDNNLDVEIWPDIKSKDRVNFAVAWNQPKEQFSSYPNLQVVSSLGAGADHLLKDPSIPKEVKLTRLVAPKLSEQMCDYVVMSALNMIRQFASYTRQQIRADWKPHSQYQKENLMVGIMGLGELGTNVAKRLTANGFKVSGWAKSKKSIPSVITYPEDQLDPFLADTNILVCLLPLTAETEGILNLDLFKKLANPGFLINVARGEHLVEEDLIYALDMNLIKRSTLDVFETEPLPESHPFWSREKISITPHIASVTHPDEIAGLILDNYKRMLSKQELINQVDRQRGY; this is encoded by the coding sequence ATGGAACCTTTCAGAGATGCACTTCTGAATCACGACAACAATCTGGATGTTGAAATCTGGCCGGACATCAAATCGAAGGATCGGGTGAATTTCGCAGTTGCCTGGAACCAGCCAAAGGAGCAGTTTTCCAGCTATCCTAACCTTCAGGTAGTCTCCTCTCTCGGGGCCGGAGCGGATCACTTACTGAAAGATCCATCCATCCCAAAAGAAGTGAAACTCACTCGTCTGGTTGCTCCAAAACTCTCCGAACAGATGTGCGATTACGTTGTGATGTCTGCGCTGAATATGATACGGCAATTCGCAAGTTACACACGGCAGCAGATCCGGGCCGACTGGAAACCGCACTCACAGTATCAAAAAGAGAATTTGATGGTTGGAATCATGGGGCTGGGGGAACTTGGAACGAATGTAGCAAAGCGATTGACCGCCAACGGATTTAAAGTTTCTGGCTGGGCCAAATCAAAAAAATCCATTCCGAGTGTAATTACATACCCCGAAGATCAGCTCGATCCTTTTCTTGCGGATACAAATATCCTGGTGTGCCTGCTTCCTCTCACCGCTGAAACGGAGGGGATATTAAACCTGGACCTCTTTAAAAAGCTGGCAAATCCGGGGTTTTTAATCAATGTAGCCCGTGGTGAGCATCTTGTTGAAGAGGATCTGATATATGCCCTTGATATGAACCTGATCAAACGGTCAACACTGGACGTTTTTGAAACAGAGCCGCTGCCCGAATCGCATCCTTTCTGGAGCCGTGAGAAAATCAGCATCACACCTCATATTGCATCCGTTACCCACCCGGATGAAATTGCCGGCCTGATTCTCGATAACTACAAACGAATGCTATCCAAACAGGAATTAATAAACCAGGTTGATCGTCAGAGAGGTTATTGA